Within the Salvia hispanica cultivar TCC Black 2014 chromosome 4, UniMelb_Shisp_WGS_1.0, whole genome shotgun sequence genome, the region CATATTAATTCCGAGATTTGTATTTTGGccttttattatttggtttgGGTTTAATTGAAGTATGAATTACGCTGGTGCCTTCTAGTTTAGGgaataaattgtgatttttggATTCAGAATATGATACTAGTATTTGCTAATTACTGTAATTAAGATTCACTAATTCGTGATGGGATTGCTTTAGGTTGTTTTAAGTTCATACATTTTTTAGCTCTTGCTTGTTGAATTTGCTGTGGATATCAAGTTTCTCTAAGAAATACATATGGCTCTTTTGTTTATAGGTGATGAACTCCTCTCCGACTCTTTCCCGTATAAGGAAATCGAGAATGGAGCTCTATGGGAAGTCGAGGGAAAGGTTAGACCTTCCCCTTTTTCCAACAAGTGTAGTGTTTGTGGTTTTAATGTCATTATTTATCTGCtggtttgttttgtttctcttACATGATTACTAGTGATCTTATCCTcatttgttgaattttcttATGCATCGCAGTGGGTAGTCACCGGAGCTGTTGATGTTGACATTGGAGCAAATCCTTCGGCCGAAGGTGGTGGAGAGGATGAAGGAGTTGATGACCAGGCTGTCAAAGTGGTTGACATTGTCGACACCTTTAGGCTGCAGGTTTTTTGCTATTTCTACTTTGATGTGTTATTCACCTCGACAATGATTTTTTGGAGTTCATGGTCTGACCATATTCATTTATAGGAGCAACCTCCTTTCGACAAGAAGCAATTCATTGGATATATCAAGAAGTATATCAAGGTGTTGACGCCCAAGCTTGATGCCGAGAAGCAAGAGGAGTTTAAGAAGTCCATTGAGGGGGCGACCAAATATCTCGTCTCTAAACTCAAAGATCTCCAATTGTAAGAATCTCAGCTCTCTGCCTCTGTTTTCCACTCCTTATACTTGTATAATTATGTTTCCATTGTAATGTTCACATCTATGCATTTATAAATATGACTTGATCTCCATGTTAAGAAGCAAACCGTTGTTCAATTTCTGTCTTTGGTTTTACTTTATAGGTTACTAGGTTCATGCTAATATTAAATGACAACCGTGTATACTTTTTTTCTGTGTAGTTTTGTCGGAGAGAGCATGGCCGATGATAGCTCGTTGGTGTTTGCTTACTACAAGGAAGGTGCAACTGATCCAACATTTTTATACTTTGGCCATGGTTTGAAGGAAATCAAGTGTTGAGTGGCTGCAAAACTGCTCACTTGCCAAAATGTTTCTTATAACGATATATTTAATGCGTGCTGCCATTTTTCTCTGTGCTCGCTCTGTGTGACATTGGAATTCATCTTGATTTTAACTTCAATTTCCATAAAGTAGCTTCCATTTTGACCATATTATTAAAACCAAATAGATAAATCGAAACGAACAATGCTAAATGTGTGTCAAACGGGAGTGATGCTCATATAAGGAGCCCACATAAGgtatgtagcatatcatttctcatataataaatattaattattatattttataagttaataattaatcaataaggtcataatgcaattttaatttataaaatttattcaattataatatccttaaatatataattatagtataataattattatatttattattataataaatgaatataagaTTACATgaaactatatttataattatattagcatatattatgatggataattcatatttaaactatctatcgtaataataaatataataacataattattattatgtataattattagtttattaaaaattttacaatattattcttttttataaataaaaaaataataagtatatttttagtttggtgttttaattaaatataaatttaaaatcttgatattgtctaaacacaggaaagtaaagttactagAAATCATATTCCTAGGATTCATTTTCccaggaatcattttccttgccaactttactttcccgccaaccaaacatggccatAGAGTTTTCTGAAATCCCTTGGATATTACGTGTTTTTATAACAAATGACTAACTTAATCACTATATTACgctcataaatatttatataaacagGTTGAGTACTTATCAATCATTTTAAATAAGCCAACAACTTGAACAAGCGATAAGCAAGCTATCTTTGCAGTTTCATAGTACCTAATTAGTTTGACGATCATGTTAGAAATAACTAATAAGCCGTTCAATCCATTACAAAGTGTTATAAGACCATCTACGATCGTACACCAAAACTTATTTTTGGTGTAGATAATTTCTCCAATCATACACCAAACTCAGACCCATTTTTGGGGTTTTCAATGGAATAataccaaatatggtgtttactccaaaattttgttagacAAATACTCAAAACTGGTGTAAACTTAAAGATGATGTAAATGATTGAAGgaaaactactttttggtgtgacgtatactcaaaaatggatttgaatttggtgtaaataattGGAGATAGCCTAAAGGGTAAGGGTCATCTAAGGCTAGAATCACCGAATTGTCCATGTGGGGGCGATAAGGGGATTCAATGCCCCGCAATATGTGGGTTGATTCAAATCACACActtgcaacaaaaaaaatacatcgACTTGGATCTAGTCTGATACCATGTTATAAATGAGTCATCTCTTAAATGACCTTATAAGAAGAAGAGTTATCCAGtcatttataaataagttGGGATCACTAATTAATTGACACTCCATCTGTCCGCTATTAGGAGtcctgtttttccattttggtcctctGCAAAAGGAGTTCaggttcataattactataaatggtaaagatgCCTTATATTTCACTACCTCACTCCagtcacatatcatttaaaattaatatatacaaatgcgactcatattctactataTTTTGAAGGTTTTAcatcttaaaatgacaacaaatTGAGAttatagattaattttaataagcGAGATGAGGATTAGGGCCGAAGCGTAATCCAATCTAAATTGGGAGGTAGCAAAGCCCATGTAtattaggagtattatttattgggTTAATTAAGGTTAGGTTTGGTTGGACCCTGGTTTTCATTGCTTTCAACCTCCCATCTACCTAACATCGCCTTCTTCTTCGTCGTCTTCAATCTACTGTTGCTCTGAATTCGTAAGTCCTTTTATTGCTTttcagttatttttattacactTTCAACCGGATTCCCATTGTTGTAGGATTGAatttttatggagtaatattaaaaaactTACTGTTCATCTGCTTCTTGATTAAGGTTAGTTTCTAATTGGTGTGCTTATATAGACGGAGACCTCGTACCTATATAGCCAGAGTTTGGTGTTGATGCCATGGAGCTGAAATTGGAGTGTTTAAATTGGTTTTCTACTCTTTTAATTGGATTTCCAACTTCATATCTCATTCATGAAAAGCCCAATTAACTCAAACCTAGAACACGCGCCGctgtcttcttcttcttcttcttcttcttcttcttcttcttcttcttcttcttcttcttcctctttctGTAAAATTTCTCCTTCCTATCTGCATTTGTTCTT harbors:
- the LOC125223281 gene encoding translationally-controlled tumor protein homolog; translation: MLVYQDLLTGDELLSDSFPYKEIENGALWEVEGKWVVTGAVDVDIGANPSAEGGGEDEGVDDQAVKVVDIVDTFRLQEQPPFDKKQFIGYIKKYIKVLTPKLDAEKQEEFKKSIEGATKYLVSKLKDLQFFVGESMADDSSLVFAYYKEGATDPTFLYFGHGLKEIKC